In Portunus trituberculatus isolate SZX2019 chromosome 28, ASM1759143v1, whole genome shotgun sequence, one genomic interval encodes:
- the LOC123510172 gene encoding ctenidin-3-like, translating to MKTWILVAALVAVLVSVASAMPQPEAEPGFRGGFGHGGFGGGFGGGFGGYGGYRGKRSAEADPDPGFRGGFGHGGFGGGFGGFGGYGGYRGKRSAEADPEPGFRGGFGHGGFGGGFGGGFGGYGGYRGKRSAEANPEPGFRGGFGGFHGGFGGFGGGHGGFGYGK from the exons ATGAAGACCTGG ATTCTCGTCGCCGCCCTCGTGGCCGTCCTTGTTTCCGTGGCTAGTGCCATGCCCCAGCCGGAGGCTGAGCCTGGCTTCCGCGGCGGCTTTGGCCACGGAGGCTTCGGCGGCGGGTTTGGTGGCGGCTTCGGCGGCTACGGAGGATACCGCGGAAAGAGGAGCGCCGAAGCTGACCCTGACCCAGGCTTCCGTGGCGGCTTTGGCCATGGCGGCTTCGGTGGCGGTTTTGGCGGTTTCGGCGGCTACGGAGGATACCGCGGCAAGAGGAGCGCCGAGGCTGACCCTGAGCCAGGCTTCCGCGGCGGCTTTGGCCACGGCGGCTTCGGTGGTGGTTTTGGCGGCGGCTTCGGTGGGTACGGAGGATACCGCGGCAAGAGGAGCGCAGAGGCTAACCCTGAGCCAGGCTTCCGTGGCGGCTTTGGAGGCTTCCATGGAGGCTTCGGTGGCTTCGGAGGAGGACATGGCGGCTTTGGTTACGGCAAATGA
- the LOC123510300 gene encoding ctenidin-1-like, which yields MKTWVLVAALVAVLVSVASAMPQPEAEPGFRGGFGHGGFGGGFGGFGGYGGYRGKRSAEADPEPGFRGGFGHGGFGGGFGGGIGGFGGYGGYRGKRSAEADPEPGFRGGFGHGGFSGGFGGGFGGFGGYGGYRGKRSAEADPEPGFGGGFGHGGFGGGFGGGFGGFGGYGGYRGKRSAEAEPKPGFHGGFGGGYGGFEGFGYGK from the exons ATGAAGACCTGG GTTCTCGTCGCCGCCCTCGTGGCCGTCCTTGTTTCCGTGGCTAGTGCCATGCCCCAGCCGGAGGCTGAGCCAGGCTTCCGCGGCGGCTTTGGCCATGGCGGCTTTGGCGGCGGCTTTGGCGGCTTCGGCGGCTACGGAGGATACCGCGGCAAGAGGAGCGCCGAGGCTGACCCTGAGCCAGGGTTCCGAGGCGGCTTTGGCCATGGCGGCTTCGGCGGCGGCTTTGGTGGCGGCATCGGCGGCTTCGGGGGCTACGGAGGATACCGCGGCAAAAGAAGCGCCGAGGCTGATCCTGAGCCAGGCTTCCGTGGCGGCTTTGGCCATGGCGGTTTCAGTGGCGGCTTTGGCGGCGGCTTTGGCGGCTTCGGCGGCTACGGAGGATACCGCGGCAAGAGGAGCGCCGAGGCTGACCCTGAGCCAGGGTTCGGAGGCGGTTTCGGCCATGGCGGCTTCGGTGGCGGCTTTGGAGGTGGATTTGGCGGCTTCGGCGGCTACGGAGGATACCGCGGCAAGAGGAGCGCCGAGGCTGAACCTAAGCCAGGCTTCCATGGTGGCTTTGGAGGCGGCTATGGTGGTTTTGAAGGTTTTGGTTATGGCAAATGA
- the LOC123510299 gene encoding glycine-rich protein DOT1-like isoform X2 yields MTLRVFVAALVAILVSVASAMPQPEAEPGFRGGFGHGGFGGGFGGGFGGYGGYRGKRSAEADPEPGFRGGFGHGGFGHGGFGGFGGFGGYRGKRSAEADPEPGFHGGFGHGGFGHGGFGGFGGFGGYRGKRSAEADPEPGFRGGFGHGGCCGGFGGGFGSGFGGYRGKRSADPEPSFRGGFGGFHGGFGGYGGGFGSFGYGK; encoded by the exons ATGACCCTCCGC GTTTTCGTCGCCGCCCTCGTGGCCATCCTTGTTTCCGTGGCTAGTGCCATGCCCCAGCCGGAGGCTGAGCCAGGCTTCCGCGGCGGCTTTGGCCACGGCGGATTCGGCGGCGGCTTTGGTGGAGGCTTCGGCGGTTACGGAGGATATCGCGGCAAGAGAAGCGCCGAGGCTGACCCTGAGCCAGGCTTCCGCGGCGGCTTTGGCCACGGCGGTTTTGGTCATGGTGGCTTCGGTGGCTTCGGCGGCTTCGGAGGATACCGCGGCAAGAGAAGCGCCGAGGCTGATCCTGAGCCAGGCTTCCACGGCGGCTTTGGCCACGGCGGTTTTGGTCATGGTGGCTTCGGTGGCTTCGGCGGCTTCGGAGGATACCGCGGCAAGAGGAGCGCCGAAGCTGACCCTGAGCCAGGGTTCCGCGGCGGCTTTGGCCATGGCGGCTGCTGTGGTGGCTTTGGTGGCGGTTTTGGAAGCGGCTTTGGTGGTTACCGCGGCAAGAGAAGTGCTGACCCTGAGCCAAGTTTCCGCGGCGGCTTTGGTGGTTTCCATGGAGGCTTTGGCGGGTATGGCGGAGGGTTTGGCAGCTTTGGTTACGGCAAGTGA
- the LOC123510299 gene encoding glycine-rich protein DOT1-like isoform X1: MTLRFLTPVWRLQVFVAALVAILVSVASAMPQPEAEPGFRGGFGHGGFGGGFGGGFGGYGGYRGKRSAEADPEPGFRGGFGHGGFGHGGFGGFGGFGGYRGKRSAEADPEPGFHGGFGHGGFGHGGFGGFGGFGGYRGKRSAEADPEPGFRGGFGHGGCCGGFGGGFGSGFGGYRGKRSADPEPSFRGGFGGFHGGFGGYGGGFGSFGYGK; this comes from the exons ATGACCCTCCGC TTCCTAACTCCAGTATGGCGGTTGCAGGTTTTCGTCGCCGCCCTCGTGGCCATCCTTGTTTCCGTGGCTAGTGCCATGCCCCAGCCGGAGGCTGAGCCAGGCTTCCGCGGCGGCTTTGGCCACGGCGGATTCGGCGGCGGCTTTGGTGGAGGCTTCGGCGGTTACGGAGGATATCGCGGCAAGAGAAGCGCCGAGGCTGACCCTGAGCCAGGCTTCCGCGGCGGCTTTGGCCACGGCGGTTTTGGTCATGGTGGCTTCGGTGGCTTCGGCGGCTTCGGAGGATACCGCGGCAAGAGAAGCGCCGAGGCTGATCCTGAGCCAGGCTTCCACGGCGGCTTTGGCCACGGCGGTTTTGGTCATGGTGGCTTCGGTGGCTTCGGCGGCTTCGGAGGATACCGCGGCAAGAGGAGCGCCGAAGCTGACCCTGAGCCAGGGTTCCGCGGCGGCTTTGGCCATGGCGGCTGCTGTGGTGGCTTTGGTGGCGGTTTTGGAAGCGGCTTTGGTGGTTACCGCGGCAAGAGAAGTGCTGACCCTGAGCCAAGTTTCCGCGGCGGCTTTGGTGGTTTCCATGGAGGCTTTGGCGGGTATGGCGGAGGGTTTGGCAGCTTTGGTTACGGCAAGTGA
- the LOC123510221 gene encoding transmembrane protease serine 9-like: protein MWVGKFGLVAWVCVATWWCVSAEVLRGDGLPGEDCLMGGGVVGYCEEVRACLGDGGVVERNGRVQLCQPHGNDTSIYVCCRKPRLVAKELCEAWAGYWRDENGNCATETPLIFGGQEANIGEFPNAVLIGSKYKNEGIRYDCGGSLISPYHVLTAAHCVFVYSSDITYWAKFGEHDTSHDATSDLTPVLRGHIPSSLYRAAELQEQALNSTTNTTNDDPTSTSPSPEMALVEQMIEVEFKEVHPDYPRLYNYHDIAVVRLKTPVKFTRRVLPACLPLDPTEDHQNKRLTVVGWGYTSSGMQEMSSTLQKVEIPVVDLLTCSTQVANPYSIPMGITKDMLCAGELGKDSCQGDSGGPLMEQVPVGGASCEHTVVGVVSFGVGLKHSRCGRLGVYARVSSYLDWITGIIAPNSTGQGAYHTTTTTTTSTNSSTTNVTTTTTTAATTTARVTATTESVPELL, encoded by the exons ATGTGGGTTGGGAAGTTTGGTCTCGTGGCGTGGGTGTGCGTGGCGACGTGGTGGTGTGTCTCCGCTGAAG TGTTGCGAGGCGATGGACTGCCGGGGGAAGACTGCCTGATGGGGGGCGGTGTGGTGGGTTACTGCGAGGAGGTAAGGGCGTGTCTAGGCGACGGAGGAGTGGTGGAGAGGAATGGGCGCGTGCAGCTGTGTCAACCCCACGGCAATGATACGAGTATCTACGTGTGCTGCAGGAAGCCTCGTCTGGTTGCTAAAGAAT TGTGCGAGGCCTGGGCAGGGTATTGGCGGGACGAGAACGGCAATTGTGCTACGGAAACTCCACTGATTTTCGGAGGCCAGGAGGCAAATATTGGAGAGTTCCCTAACGCG GTTCTGATCGGCTCCAAGtacaagaatgaaggaattagGTACGACTGCGGTGGCTCTCTCATCTCCCCCTACCACGTCCTCACCGCTGCCCACTGTGTCTTCGTCTACTC ttccgaCATTACATACTGGGCTAAGTTTGGGGAACACGATACTTCCCACGACGCAACCTCTGACCTAACACCGGTGCTTCGAGGTCACATCCCATCTTCCCTATACCGAGCCGCGGAGCTTCAAGAACAAGCCTTGAACTCCACGACCAATACCACGAATGATGACCCGACTTCGACTTCGCCTAGCCCTGAAATGGCCTTGGTGGAGCAGATGATTGAGGTGGAGTTTAAGGAGGTTCATCCAGATTATCCACGTCTGTACAACTACCACGACATTGCTGTGGTTAGACTGAAGACCCCG gttaAGTTTACAAGGCGTGTCCTGCCAGCCTGCCTGCCCCTCGACCCAACAGAGGACCACCAAAACAAGCGCCTGACTGTCGTTGGGTGGGGCTACACGTCCTCAG gcATGCAGGAAATGTCGTCCACGCTGCAGAAGGTGGAGATCCCAGTGGTGGACCTCCTCACCTGCTCTACCCAGGTGGCGAACCCCTACTCCATCCCCATGGGCATCACCAAGGACATGCTGTGTGCGGGGGAGCTGGGGAAGGACTCGTGTCAg GGTGATAGCGGCGGGCCCTTGATGGAGCAGGTACCAGTGGGTGGCGCCTCCTGCGAGCACACTGTTGTGGGTGTGGTGAGCTTCGGGGTGGGCTTGAAACACTCTCGCTGCGGACGCCTGGGTGTGTATGCGCGGGTCTCTTCCTACCTGGACTGGATAACTGGTATTATTGCCCCCAACAGCACAGGACAGGGCgcctaccacaccaccaccaccaccactacatccactaactcttccaccaccaacgtcactaccaccacaaccaccgcagctaccaccactgccagggTGACCGCTACTACCGAGTCAGTCCCGGAGTTGTTATAG